DNA sequence from the Rattus rattus isolate New Zealand chromosome 2, Rrattus_CSIRO_v1, whole genome shotgun sequence genome:
GTTCCAGGGAAGAGCTCACCGTTCTGTCCCCATGACTCAACTTTAGCTATTCCTGGGAAAGGTCAAGACTTCCACTGTACAGTAGACACCTCCTCCTCCAGCTTGGAGATTTGGAGTGGAGCAGTGGCTACACATGGCAGGCTCTGCTCTGTTGTGGTTACCCTCCATAAACACTCCCTTTGGCACTGGATAGATTACCTCTATAAATACACAACTCATGTAGGCTCACCCTGTCTCCCTTCCACTTGCCACACCCCTATCTTCATTCATGATGGAGGAGCCAGAAACATTTAGAAATTAGTTAGATGAGCAAGATAACCACCATGCCTGTCAGCTGAGGTGAATGGCTGTTAGCATGGGCAGGCTGGCATTACTACCCTGCAAGTGAAAGCCCCACAGAAAGCTCTCAGCTGATGTCTTTTGCAACCGGAGTGTTTACTATATTTTCTCTGAATCTAGATGCCCAGGGCTTGCCAATGTGTCAGGAGAGAGTGGTGGCATTTATTCTGTCATGGACCTGCATGTAATGGAGGTCCTATTCATTATTTTGTTGCTTGTGAAGGTCTGAGGCTTTGAGAGTGGAGTAGAAGATGATATGTGCGAATGGTAACAAGGATTTGACATGGTCAAAGTCCCTGTGTCACCTAAAGCTGATAAGGTTGGCACACTGAACGGCTGTTTCTCAGACTGAAAGAACAAGCGAGGTGGAACCACTTGGAATGCTGTCTGGAACAGGAGGACCTGCTATGGCTGACAGGGGGTTCTTCTGGAAGGATGTGCATGCAGTTTTTAGAAATCGGTGATGCCAGAAAAGTACATCTGTTTCAAACTCTGTTTCTTAGCAGTTTAGATTCACACAATGTAAGTTGAGAGAGGCAGACATATGCTTCTTCACCATCAAGGCCTAAATAACACATGCACATTTGTGGCATTTCATTCCACAGGCCTGACTTTTACCCCCCGGCTTATGAAGAGAGCCTGGATGTTGAGAAACAGGCTTGTTCTGCAGGGAGAGAGCTCCTAggatttcctcctcctctgtataCAGAGACAAGCCTTGAACCCCAAGATGAAGACGAAAATGACCCACAACCAGAGGCCCCGCCACCCTACCAGGAGATCATAGCAGATGCAGCAGCTACAGTGAAGACACAAGATGCTGAGGAACCGAGCACAGTGCTGAAGGCCGGGGCTGCTCTCCAGCTCTCAGAACTCACCTGCTGCTGAGGAGAGAGGCTGGCCAGGGACTGGGAAGTTGCTCTGCCACCCTGCACTGGAGCAAGGCCACTATGGGTTCCGGGGACTCAAGTTTAGCCTTTCCAGGCAGCATGGGGTTCGAGAAGGGGATAGCCACCAGCAGGAAGTGGGTGCAGAAAATTCCCACAAAGCCCAACCTAGATGAACCTTAGACCACAGAGAAGGGGCCTTCCACCTCCTTCCTAACCTCATCACCTCAGCCTGAGCCTGGGGACACATTGGCTGTGGGTTGGATGCCAAAACCCTTCACATGCTGTGTCCAAAGAATCAAAGGAAAGGATGCTTGGGTGGCAGCCCTGGTGTCACCCCACTGAGTGGGCTCCCTGAGTGACACCATCGCTCACACACACCATAGAAGATGTCCTAGGAACCTAGGAGTGTTGTTTTGTatcattgtattttaattatgtgtgtctttttttctatataaaaGAGACTGTAACATTTGCTTCTAAATGGTTCAAACACAAGGTGTTATTTCCTAAAGAGGTCTTTCTACAAGCACACAGGAGCTCTTATAGATTCAGGTTGACCAGATAGAATACTTAATTCATGATAGAGAGAATCAAACGTGAGGTTGATATACAACTTGCTACAAATCTTGTGCAgattaaaatatgtttctatgCAGTTTTCAAAAATGCACCCCCGCCAAATTCAGAACGTGAGTGATTAAAACTTGTAAGGCCACATCTCTAGTACTAGGATGATTTTGGTGTCTCCAGAGAGAGAACTAGACTTCTCGGTTTAACCCAGTGGTCCCTCCCTGGTTCCATTTTCTTTGTGGGAGGTTTTGAAGTCAGAGAACATGCTGGTGGAAGGACGCCAGCAGGACACTCAGGGTGAGGCACTGGAACATGGATGAAGATCTTCATCTCCTGGCCTCCAATTCTTTCTCTAGGGAGTGAGGTGTCCGTGTTGATATCTATCAGTTACGCCATGCCTTCCAAACAGCAGGTCCAAATAGCCCTCCTGTGCCCTTTATCTAACCCTCACCTCATCTTTACAAGGTGAGGGCTATGACCACTCCTATTTTCACAATGGGTTAATTGAGGCTTCAAGACTTCAGGAACCATGTTCAAGAAAACAGCGGCCTGAAGGAAGGCGAAGAACCTGAAGGAGGCGAGGGAAGTTACCTACTTTGTATTTTTGTGTTAGGCTAgcggtgtcttttttttttttgtcctttcagGACAAAGCTTAGCTTAACTCACAGCTTAGATTGCTGTCTTCATTTCAGAAGTGATCGCTAACAGAAAGAGATGTTTTGGGTCGCTGCATTATCTTCCATCCTTGAAGGAGATGGGTGGCTTTAGTTCTATTGGGCTTCTCAGCTAAAGTAGGTCAGCCTTGCCTCCTGCCTCATAGTGCAGTCTTCCTACATCTGCCTGAGGCTAGTCACAGTGACAGGCATGGGCGAGTCTTTGAAAACTCACAGGGAAAGATGAAGCTCCCAAGAAAGAGTCAACGAGGTAGGACTGGGCGTCCATGGTTTCCGACTCCCCGTCAGTGTTGAGCACACAGGTTGTGAACATCCTGATCAACACATGATGCCAACCGAAGTGCTAGTCCATGATGCACAGCTTTGTGAATCCCTGCGTTGAGTCCATGACACTGAGGGAATGGCTAGAAGGAAGGCCACTGGTGGTTGTTTAGCAGGAAAGCAATCGTTTATTAGCAGTGAAATTTATTACTCctttcttgtcatttcttttcatCCCTCTGTAGGGCAATTTCCCCTATGGGTCTGATTGACCAGCATTAGGAGACTTCTAACCAGAT
Encoded proteins:
- the Tmem252 gene encoding transmembrane protein 252, giving the protein MQNRTGLILCALSLLTGFLMICLGGFFISNSIFHSHRNLVVAYVLLPMGFVILLSGIFWGTYRQANENKEMFNHVLRQHLAFQDLPLATVDRPDFYPPAYEESLDVEKQACSAGRELLGFPPPLYTETSLEPQDEDENDPQPEAPPPYQEIIADAAATVKTQDAEEPSTVLKAGAALQLSELTCC